The Flavobacterium sp. 123 genome contains a region encoding:
- a CDS encoding ABC transporter ATP-binding protein, which produces MAKPLIKITNIKRDFVLGNEIVYVLKGIDLEINKGEYVALMGPSGSGKSTLMNLLGCLDTPTSGSYVLNGKDVSQMKDDELAEIRNKEIGFVFQTFNLLPRTTALDNVALPMIYAGFSKTDRNKRATEVLEQVNLSDRMDHQPNQLSGGQRQRVAIARALVNKPSIILADEPTGNLDSKTSVEIMKLFGDIHSKGNTVILVTHEEEIAAYANRVIRLRDGLIESDTTK; this is translated from the coding sequence ATGGCAAAACCGCTTATAAAAATAACCAATATCAAACGAGATTTTGTTCTCGGAAATGAAATCGTTTATGTGTTAAAAGGCATTGATTTAGAAATAAATAAAGGAGAATATGTAGCGCTGATGGGGCCTTCAGGATCTGGAAAGTCTACTTTAATGAACCTTCTTGGATGCTTAGATACTCCTACTTCAGGCTCTTATGTTTTGAACGGAAAAGATGTCAGCCAAATGAAAGATGATGAATTGGCGGAAATTCGCAATAAAGAAATTGGTTTTGTTTTCCAGACATTCAATCTTTTACCAAGAACTACGGCATTAGATAATGTGGCACTGCCAATGATTTATGCAGGTTTTTCTAAAACAGATCGTAATAAACGCGCCACAGAAGTTTTAGAACAAGTAAATCTTTCTGACAGAATGGATCACCAACCCAACCAACTTTCAGGAGGACAACGTCAACGTGTCGCTATCGCTAGAGCTTTGGTAAACAAACCATCTATTATTCTTGCTGATGAACCTACAGGAAATCTAGATAGCAAAACTTCTGTTGAGATAATGAAGCTTTTTGGAGACATCCATTCCAAAGGAAACACCGTTATTTTAGTAACTCACGAAGAAGAAATTGCCGCTTACGCCAATAGAGTAATTCGTTTACGCGATGGATTGATAGAAAGCGATACTACTAAATAA
- a CDS encoding cob(I)yrinic acid a,c-diamide adenosyltransferase — translation MKVYTKTGDLGTTALFGGTRVPKDHARIESYGTVDELNSHIGLIRDQDMNVHYKQTLIEIQDRLFTIGAILATPPEKEVLKNGELRLKKLGIIESDIELLEKEIDAMEEALPPMTHFVLPGGHTTVSYCHIARCVCRRAERLAVHLSHNEPVAEIAIKYLNRLSDYLFVLARKLSHDLNAEEVQWIPRK, via the coding sequence ATGAAAGTATACACAAAAACAGGAGATTTAGGAACCACAGCTCTTTTTGGAGGAACTAGAGTACCAAAAGATCACGCCCGAATAGAAAGTTACGGAACAGTTGATGAATTGAACTCTCACATTGGTTTAATTCGAGATCAAGATATGAATGTTCATTACAAACAAACACTAATTGAAATTCAAGATAGATTGTTTACCATAGGAGCCATACTTGCTACACCACCGGAAAAAGAAGTATTAAAAAATGGCGAACTCCGTTTAAAAAAACTAGGAATTATCGAATCCGACATTGAATTACTTGAAAAAGAAATTGATGCCATGGAAGAAGCCTTACCGCCAATGACTCATTTTGTATTACCTGGAGGACACACTACAGTGTCATATTGTCATATTGCGCGCTGTGTTTGCCGCCGTGCAGAACGTTTAGCAGTACATTTAAGCCATAATGAGCCCGTTGCCGAAATTGCAATTAAGTACTTAAACCGACTTTCTGACTATCTTTTTGTGTTGGCACGAAAGTTGTCTCATGATTTAAACGCCGAGGAAGTTCAATGGATTCCTAGGAAATAG
- a CDS encoding DUF2795 domain-containing protein has product MYWTLELASYLSDAPWPANKDELIDYAIRAGAPLEVVENLQSIEDEGEIYESMEEIWPDYPTDEDYLWNEDEY; this is encoded by the coding sequence ATGTATTGGACATTAGAATTAGCATCCTATCTTAGTGATGCACCGTGGCCTGCTAACAAAGACGAACTTATTGACTACGCTATTAGAGCAGGAGCTCCATTAGAAGTAGTAGAAAACCTTCAATCAATTGAGGATGAAGGCGAGATATATGAATCAATGGAAGAAATTTGGCCAGATTATCCTACAGACGAAGATTATCTTTGGAACGAGGATGAATATTAA